A window of Microcoleus sp. FACHB-68 genomic DNA:
CCGGTTTAGGACGGATTGGGGTTTGCGATCGGCATTTCGGAAGCGGGGGAGGGTCGATCCGCGTGCTCGGTGTGCGGTTGGGTTTCTTCCGTTTTCTGAGTTGCTGCCGGCGAGGGCGACGGCGTCATATCGATCAGCGGCAAAGCAATTTCAACCGTCGTGCCTTGGCCTATCCCAGAACTGTGCAGGGTAATGGAGCCTTTCATGAGTTCAACTAGGTTCCGAGAGATGGCCAGCCCCAATCCTGTGCCACCATGCTTGCGAGTTCGCTTGCCATCCACCATCACAAACGGTTGAAACAGCCGGTGCTGCTGGGTGGGATCGATGCCAATTCCCGTATCTTGGATCGCGACAATCACACGAGACTCGCATACAGGTGCCGCTGTTGCTGCTTGGGGACTTGACTGAGTTGACTGGCAAGGCTCTATCCGAGTCTTCAGGGTAATGCTGCCGGTATCGGTAAACTTAATCGCGTTGCCTACGACATTGAGCAGCACCTGCTTGAGCTTCGCGGTATCCGCTTCGACAATCAGCGTTTCTGGATGCTCGTGCCAATTTAACTGCAAGCCTTTCTGTTGAATGTGGCTTGTCTGTAAATCTACGACTTCCCTGAGTAATTTTGGGAGATCGACCGGCTCAGTGATCACCGACAAGGTGCCGGCTTCAATTTTGGCAATATCAAGCACGTCATTGATAATGTCAAGCAAATGAATTGCAGCGTCATCCGCCCGCTGCAAGAACTCCATTTCCTCTTCCTCATCATCACAGCAGTCATCGCGCACCAGCCGGATGCACCCAATAATCGCATTCAGCGGCGTTCTCAGCTCGTGGGAAGTATTGGCCAAAAACTCATTTTTCAGTTCGTTGGCGACTTTTGCTTCCTTCCATGCCGTTTCTAGCTCCTCCGCCCACGCTGTCAGCCGCTCTACCATACTGTCGAGCGATTCTGCCAGTTGATTGAACTCCTTGATTTTGAAGTTGTGGGGAACTCGATCTAAAGAGCGCCTGCCCTCTACTGTTAGGGCGTAGTAGCCAAGTTTTTCTAAAGGACGCGCCAGATCGCGAGATAGATAGACGGTTGCCAGCAGGTTAGCCGCTAACAAACCCAAAATCAGCGTCACCAGAACGTGCTGAATTTCTTCTAAGCCGGCCAGGGCGTTATCCAGACGAGTGATGGCTAAAATGATCCACTTTTGATTGCGATCATTGGTAATGGGGCTAGGAATCGCCGTATAGCCGGCCAGCAATTCCACACCTTTGTTTTCAAACCCAAATAGGTGGCCAAAATCTGTTTTCCCGTTGAGCGCCGTACCCACCATATTTCTGAGTCGTTCGGCGTCTTTCTCCTGCTGAATGTTCCGTCCCACTCGGCTGGCATTCGGATGATTTAGAATCGTTCCATCTTGGCCAATCACCACCGTATAGCCAGATAAAGATCTTGGTTTATCCTTCTCTGGCTCAAGCAGTGCTGACTGAATTCTCAGCGCGTAGCGCAATTCCCCCGTGCCCTGATCGTAAACCGGCGCACTTAACAGCAAACTGAGTTTGCTTTCACCGCTCATTGTGGCAGTTTGGTTCGCCGGCAATGCCTCTTGGGAGACATTGGGCAGCAGCGCTGTGACTCGCACATCTGAAGCTTCTGGAACCAGTCGATCACGCCGCTGAGGCCACATATTAGCCGGCAGCTCTCCAATCGGTTGCACTCCACAGGTACTCACTTCAATTGCGCCCGTCTTTACATTCGTCAATTGAATGCACTGGATCGGGGTTGGCAATTGTTGCGCCAGCTGCTCTAAAAATTGTTTAGATACCTCTAACGAACCTGATTGCAGGGCTGTGGTTTCACTGGCTGTGATCAGTCCCGCTTGTAATGCTTTGATGGAGTCTTGAATTCTTTCTCCCTTTCTAACAGCGCTTTCAGAAAGGTTCTGGCGGGCAGTTTCTAGTAGGCCAGAGCGTGCCTTTCGGTAAGTCCCATATTCCCCAAGCAGTAGAACCGGCACGCTCAGAAGTAAGATGCGCGACAGCAGAATTCTGCGAAAGGAAGTCGGACCGATCTCAGTAAAACGAAATTGTTTCAATAGACCGGATAGATTAGGCATCCATCCACCACTATCTTAGGGGCTTAGGTGAAGTGTTTATGCCAGCACAGAGCGGCTGGTCAACAACATCAGTCACTACATTTCAATCAATTATAGGGGCTATTTGGTGTGCCGCCCATAATTTGACAGATCAAAACCAAAATGCTATTAAAACTTCGCCAGACGTAAACAGGCTTTTTTAAATAATTGCATTTGGCATTTTACAAATCCTACTGTTTTGTGGTAAGACTGCAATTGATTTACGTCAACTTTCTCTTGAAATATTAACCTAAATAATCCGCAGATTAATCGCAAATTCGTAAAAATTAACAGATTATAACGAGATGATGCAAAACAATTTAACGCGCCCTGAGACAATAGTAGTTGTTGCCATGAGTGCTGATGGCAAAATTGCGGAAGCCTCACGAAACCAAGTGCTGTTCGGTTCCCCAGCAGATAAAGCCCACCTGGAAAACCAAATGGCTACAGCCGATGGCGTGATATTTGGAGCCGGCACCCTGCGTGCCGGTGGCAGCGCCATGAGAGTCACCCACCCCGAACTCCTCAAACAGCGCCAGGAACAAGGCAAACCCAGCCAGCCGGTGCAGATAGTGTGTTCACGCTCAGCTAACATTGACTCCAACTTAAAATTTTTTCAGCAACCGATCCCCCGCTGGTTGCTTACTACCGCTGCGGGAGAAAGCCGGTGGCGAGAACAGCCAGGATTCGAGCGAATTTTGGCCATCGAGACATCCCAGCAAGCAATAGACTTACCCGCAGCCCTACAACATCTGGCCACTTTAGGGTTAAAGCGTCTTGCAGTTTTAGGAGGCGGCGAACTCATCGCTTCATTGCTAGCCGTTGATTTGATTGATGAATTGTGGATCACCGTTTGTCCGTTAATTTTAGGGGGATCGACAGCCCCAACCCCCGTAGACGGCAACGGATTTTTAACCGAACAAGCCCCTCGTCTGGAACTGTTAGAAGTTAAGCCGGTTGGACAGGAAGTATTTTTGCACTATCGCCGGCAGCGTGATGAGTGATTGCATTACCCTATATTAGGAAAGCGCTGCACAAGAGCAAGGACAGAGAAACCAACACTAGCCTCTATCTCCCTCTCTCCCCCTTTCCCTCTCTAGCCCCTAGCCCCCCATCCCACCTATGGTTGAACAGCTCAAGCCAAGCTATTCGGTTGCGTGGATTAACAAAATCGCCTCTGTACCCCAGTCCGAGTGGGATGCTTTGGCTTTACCGCTGAAAACCCCATTTCTAGAGTGGGAATGGCTGAACAATATGGAAACCTCTGGCAGTGCTACGGCAAAAGCCGGTTGGCTGCCCAATCACTTGATTGTATGGCGAGACCGGCAGCTGATCGCTGCTGCCCCACTTTATATCAAAGGTCATAGCTACGGCGAATTTGTCTTTGATCACCAGTGGGCAGATTTGGCCCACCGGCTGGGCATTGAATATTATCCCAAATTGCTCGGTATGAGTCCGTTTACGCCGGCAGAAGGCTATCGCTTTTTAATCGCCCCTTCAGAAGATGAAGACGAAATGACCGGC
This region includes:
- a CDS encoding ATP-binding protein; this encodes MPNLSGLLKQFRFTEIGPTSFRRILLSRILLLSVPVLLLGEYGTYRKARSGLLETARQNLSESAVRKGERIQDSIKALQAGLITASETTALQSGSLEVSKQFLEQLAQQLPTPIQCIQLTNVKTGAIEVSTCGVQPIGELPANMWPQRRDRLVPEASDVRVTALLPNVSQEALPANQTATMSGESKLSLLLSAPVYDQGTGELRYALRIQSALLEPEKDKPRSLSGYTVVIGQDGTILNHPNASRVGRNIQQEKDAERLRNMVGTALNGKTDFGHLFGFENKGVELLAGYTAIPSPITNDRNQKWIILAITRLDNALAGLEEIQHVLVTLILGLLAANLLATVYLSRDLARPLEKLGYYALTVEGRRSLDRVPHNFKIKEFNQLAESLDSMVERLTAWAEELETAWKEAKVANELKNEFLANTSHELRTPLNAIIGCIRLVRDDCCDDEEEEMEFLQRADDAAIHLLDIINDVLDIAKIEAGTLSVITEPVDLPKLLREVVDLQTSHIQQKGLQLNWHEHPETLIVEADTAKLKQVLLNVVGNAIKFTDTGSITLKTRIEPCQSTQSSPQAATAAPVCESRVIVAIQDTGIGIDPTQQHRLFQPFVMVDGKRTRKHGGTGLGLAISRNLVELMKGSITLHSSGIGQGTTVEIALPLIDMTPSPSPAATQKTEETQPHTEHADRPSPASEMPIANPNPS
- a CDS encoding dihydrofolate reductase family protein; this encodes MMQNNLTRPETIVVVAMSADGKIAEASRNQVLFGSPADKAHLENQMATADGVIFGAGTLRAGGSAMRVTHPELLKQRQEQGKPSQPVQIVCSRSANIDSNLKFFQQPIPRWLLTTAAGESRWREQPGFERILAIETSQQAIDLPAALQHLATLGLKRLAVLGGGELIASLLAVDLIDELWITVCPLILGGSTAPTPVDGNGFLTEQAPRLELLEVKPVGQEVFLHYRRQRDE